A DNA window from Mobula hypostoma chromosome 3, sMobHyp1.1, whole genome shotgun sequence contains the following coding sequences:
- the LOC134343326 gene encoding probable G-protein coupled receptor 139, translated as MLPELEGFVNLVAIVILSLRNCGLSECISLYLVGMAAADLMGVIFAVVLSEINNIYIYALPLLITPICSVSHVLRLATMDCSVWLTVAFTFDRCIAICCQKLRERYCTERTATIVIVIGCLGSCAKSVPVYFLLEPHLIIDNVPWRCIFRTDYFTVPMWKAYQSFNTITTPLLPIGLILLFSALTVSHIIAANRARRGLRNSSEKRNDPEMENRRKSIILLFALSANFILLWMLFIVYTMNWQVENYFYTNRYLNTPTYILQQFGFMSQFRSTCTNTCIYTLSQRKFREELKAGVKHLMTLCGRLCG; from the exons ATGTTACCAGAACTGGAGGGCTTTG TTAACTtagtggcgattgtgatcctgtctcTGAGAAACTGCGGACTCTCTGAATGCATCTCCCTTTACCTGGTGGGAATGGCAGCAGCTGATTTAATGGGTGTTATTTTTGCTGTTGTACTCTCTGAGatcaataatatttatatttatgcCCTTCCTTTGCTCATTACACCGATTTGCTCCGTGTCTCATGTACTGAGGCTCGCAACCATGGACTGTTCTGTTTGGCTCACGGTGGCTTTCACGTTTGATCGCTGTATTGCAATCTGTTGTCAAAAGCTGCGGGAACGATACTGCACCGAGAGGACAGCGACTATTGTGATAGTAATTGGGTGTTTAGGAAGTTGTGCGAAAAGTGTTCCAGTGTACTTTCTTTTAGAACCTCACCTTATCATTGATAACGTACCCTGGCGATGCATTTTCAGAACGGATTACTTCACTGTACCAATGTGGAAGGCATACCAGTCGTTTAACACTATCACTACTCCTTTATTGCCGATCGGTTTGATTTTACTGTTTAGTGCTTTAACAGTCAGTCACATTATCGCGGCAAACAGAGCTCGCCGGGGGCTCAGGAACAGCAGCGAGAAAAGGAATgatccagagatggagaaccggAGAAAGTCAATAATTTTGTTGTTCGCTCTGTCAGCCAATTTCATATTGTTGTGGATGCTCTTTATTGTATACACTATGAATTGGCAAGTCGAGAATTACTTTTACACAAATAGGTATTTGAATACCCCGACGTATATCCTGCAACAGTTTGGGTTTATGTCGCAGTTTCGGTCCacctgcaccaacacgtgtatctACACTCTGTCACAGAGGAAATTCAGGGAGGAGCTGAAGGCTGGAGTCAAACATCTGATGACGTTATGTGGTCGGCTCTGTGGGTAA